The following are encoded together in the Zygosaccharomyces rouxii strain CBS732 chromosome C complete sequence genome:
- a CDS encoding uncharacterized protein (no similarity) produces MNDANIFTLWSEQGFTLYLLQEDSGGYRFEFTRLINEQGSTVVIAAWSQENLKNPENISVFVTNDHDQGLSIDVIWNSDHFVCRDAVNSNEGLQSSTVVLQVEFVISIVYVIWSFGFLLVGEEVLDNLHIFNTTSLKCLGYITLQQNSKDSLWFDRHTTTLWCLVRKYDDLTKSRTIHLNCYRLPEFQLFSSSPMPRGFSNYHFVRLKENQAEKMQIAPSPFTTTILCLNELAPNYQLLHFVGPKKPYYKQEFRNHSSLLRQIVQLPRNS; encoded by the coding sequence ATGAATGATGCTAACATTTTTACATTATGGAGCGAGCAAGGGTTTACTCTATACCTCTTGCAAGAAGATTCTGGCGGCTATAGGTTTGAATTTACGAGGTTGATCAATGAACAGGGGTCAACAGTGGTAATTGCCGCCTGGAGTcaagagaatttgaagaaccCAGAAAATATATCTGTGTTTGTTACCAATGACCATGACCAAGGCCTATCCATAGATGTCATTTGGAACTCTGATCATTTTGTCTGCCGTGACGCTGTCAACTCCAATGAGGGATTGCAGAGTTCAACCGTTGTGTTGCAAGTCGAATTCGTTATCTCCATAGTTTACGTCATCTGGTCCTTCGGCTTTCTTCTAGTTGGAGAAGAGGTTCTGGACAATTTACACATCTTCAATACCACTAGTCTGAAATGTTTGGGGTACATTACTTTACAACAGAATTCAAAGGATTCTTTGTGGTTTGACAGACACACTACCACTTTATGGTGTCTCGTTAGGAAATATGATGATCTCACCAAGTCAAGAACGATCCATTTGAACTGTTACCGATTACCTGAATTTCAGCTGTTTTCCAGTTCTCCAATGCCCCGAGGTTTTAGTAACTACCATTTCGTTAGGCTGAAAGAAAACCAGGCAGAGAAGATGCAGATCGCTCCATCTCCTTTTACTACGACCATCTTATGCCTAAATGAACTGGCGCCAAACTACCAACTCTTACATTTCGTGGGACCCAAGAAACCTTATTACAAGCAAGAATTTCGAAATCACAGTTCCTTATTACGACAAATCGTACAACTGCCACGAAATAGCTAG
- the CLN1 gene encoding cyclin CLN1 (similar to uniprot|P20437 Saccharomyces cerevisiae YMR199W CLN1 role in cell cycle START G(sub)1 cyclin) yields the protein MAYASRLGLIVTAKQTYYPIELSNAELLAHYETVQEYHQEISTNVLTLSSKFKPDPKLIDQQPEMTPTHTRSAIVTFLFELSVMSRVTDGIFYHAVRLYDRYCSKRVVLQDQSKLVVATCLWLAAKTWGGCNHIINNISIPTGGRFYGPNSRARIPRLSELIHYCGGADVFDESMFMQMERHILDTLNWDVYEPMINDYVLNVDENCLIQYELYKRQLEHNKEWLRKRQSQQSHDSDATVDDEENIYEEEEDEDLEMKIQLINLKRFLIDLSTWQYDLLKYEMFEVSHGIFSMLSRFTDQDQGPFLVTPLPTTTNQAQVLNVFINAVAHTPASLLEVYKNRTGVLDFVSTVKSYQSDLHKKLQLASAMDLSRRGVASSRYFDQLSRAPSPTYSQHYTPMRNTSTQSDNSVFSTNMDQSSPITPQIYSFGQYVNDSSTCGSACGSTLSVNSIPNKKSYEQQQHQHQQHQQEDKENQIPAHQIPPRAKFISNGMFGSPSGTVNSSNSSNRSSVISLAIGNVNTMA from the coding sequence ATGGCCTATGCATCAAGATTGGGACTCATCGTTACCGCTAAACAAACTtattatccaattgaattATCAAATGCTGAGCTTTTAGCACATTACGAAACGGTACAAGAATatcatcaagaaatttCCACAAATGTTTTGACGCTATCAAGTAAATTCAAACCCGACCCTAAGTTGATCGATCAACAACCAGAAATGACACCAACACATACCAGATCAGCAATAGTTACATTTTTGTTCGAACTGTCAGTAATGTCTCGTGTTACTGATGGTATATTCTATCACGCTGTAAGACTCTATGACCGCTATTGCTCAAAACGTGTCGTTTTACAGGACCAATCCAAGCTTGTTGTGGCGACTTGTCTTTGGTTGGCTGCTAAAACTTGGGGAGGTTGCAATCATATCATTAACAATATTTCCATACCCACTGGTGGGAGGTTCTATGGACCTAACTCAAGAGCTCGTATTCCTCGTCTATCTGAACTGATTCATTACTGCGGCGGGGCCGACGTTTTTGACGAATCTATGTTTATGCAAATGGAGAGACACATTTTAGATACTTTAAATTGGGATGTTTACGAACCAATGATTAATGACTACGTTTTAAACGTTGATGAAAACTGTTTAATACAGTACGAACTCTACAAAAGACAATTAGAACATAATAAAGAATGGTTAAGAAAAAGACAATCACAACAATCTCATGATAGTGATGCAACGGTGGATGACGAAGAAAACATTTAtgaggaggaggaagatgaagatttagaaatgaaaattcaattgataaaCCTAAAAAGATTTTTAATCGATCTTTCTACCTGGCAATACGATTTATTGAAATACGAAATGTTTGAAGTTTCTCATGGTATCTTTTCTATGCTCAGTAGATTTACTGATCAAGACCAAGGTCCATTTTTGGTTACGCCTTTACCAACAACTACAAATCAAGCTCAAGTTCTAAAcgttttcatcaatgccGTGGCTCATACACCAGCATCTCTTTTGGAAGTCTACAAGAACCGTACAGGCGTTCTAGATTTCGTTTCTACTGTAAAGAGCTATCAATCAGATTTGCACAAGAAATTACAACTCGCATCCGCCATGGACTTATCAAGAAGAGGTGTTGCTAGCTCTCGTTATTTCGACCAATTATCCAGGGCACCTTCCCCCACTTATTCTCAACATTATACCCCAATGAGAAATACAAGTACACAGTCTGATAACAGTGTTTTCAGTACAAATATGGATCAATCATCGCCGATCACCCCACAAATTTACAGTTTCGGACAGTATGTTAATGACAGCAGTACTTGTGGAAGCGCTTGTGGTAGCACATTAAGTGTTAACAGCATTCCTAATAAGAAATCTTACgaacagcagcagcatcaacATCAGCAACATCAACAAGAAGATAAAGAGAATCAAATTCCAGCTCATCAAATTCCTCCGAGAGCGAAATTTATCAGTAATGGAATGTTTGGTTCCCCGAGTGGAACGGTTAACAGTTCGAATTCTAGCAATAGATCATCCGTAATATCGTTGGCAATTGGCAATGTGAACACCATGGCATAA
- the HFI1 gene encoding Hfi1p (similar to uniprot|Q12060 Saccharomyces cerevisiae YPL254W HFI1 Adaptor protein required for structural integrity of the SAGA complex a histone acetyltransferase-coactivator complex that is involved in global regulation of gene expression through acetylation and transcription functions), with product MSLVKSQSNGISSEELRREPSAGPMSENGPVKNQGVPMAPSLSDITRENSDAQQQHQQQPQIAPSNQRIDLLGEFTGLLGKENWTKYAQVISLFILGKLSRKELCNELDLLFQPAANSGPSMRPSLVRLHNQLLLGIMTNSLKNSPLTGNDSSWGFGNGNAGGSKMKRINKHNSQIETYKKIVMSLPIKDRQRLKGITKEAGKRGFVLCSVLQARLTNIPKIPIVINPETLKRVKSNNLKTPLEWSQDIMTGFNAPLATDNYSLPDTESLFLRMVGIAREHGLVGAVDTGCVELLSLALDNYLKDIIESAVDTVRYRRKRYSEFYDIGENGMYEPVSKDSSIEELDNREKPKTLSLSNEDLHECFTLFPNLVEPMGSVVGLPIVGLVNDDELVATKSSIDDLPDFAQDRPIFTPLDERNVGTREELNWLIKDILTEE from the coding sequence atgTCGTTGGTGAAGTCTCAAAGCAATGGCATTAGTTCGGAGGAATTGCGTAGAGAGCCATCCGCAGGCCCTATGTCTGAGAATGGCCCAGTGAAAAACCAAGGTGTACCAATGGCACCATCCTTATCTGATATTACAAGGGAGAACTCAGACGCccaacaacaacaccaacaGCAACCACAGATAGCACCATctaatcaaagaattgatcttttaGGAGAATTTACGGGACTTCTCGGTAAGGAGAATTGGACCAAATATGCACAAGTAATTAGCTTATTCATATTGGGAAAACTATCGAGAAAAGAGCTCTGtaatgaattggatctCTTATTTCAGCCTGCTGCCAATAGTGGTCCTAGTATGAGGCCTTCCCTGGTACGATTGCATAACCAATTGCTACTGGGGATTATGACCAATTCTCTGAAAAATTCTCCTTTAACTGGTAATGATAGTAGTTGGGgatttggtaatggtaatgctGGTGGTAGTAAGATGAAGCGTATCAATAAGCATAACTCACAAATTGAGACTTATAAAAAGATTGTCATGTCACTTCCGATTAAGGATAGGCAAAGACTTAAGGGAATCACTAAGGAAGCAGGCAAAAGAGGATTTGTACTTTGTTCAGTTTTGCAAGCTCGTTTGACTAACATACCTAAAATTCCCATCGTAATTAATCCGGAAACATTGAAAAGGGTTAAGAGTAATAATTTAAAGACACCATTGGAGTGGTCGCAAGATATTATGACTGGATTCAATGCACCACTGGCTACCGATAATTATTCTTTACCAGATACCGAATCGCTTTTCCTAAGGATGGTGGGGATCGCTCGTGAGCATGGGCTAGTGGGTGCTGTAGACACAGGTTGTGTGGAGCTACTCTCGTTGGCATTGGATAATTATTTAAAAGATATTATCGAATCTGCTGTTGATACTGTAAGATATCGTAGAAAGAGGTATTCTGAGTTTTACGACATTGGAGAGAATGGCATGTACGAACCAGTGTCAAAGGATTCGTCAATCGAAGAGCTAGACAATAGGGAAAAACCAAAGACCTTATCTCTGAGTAATGAAGACCTTCACGAATGTTTTACACTCTTCCCTAATTTGGTGGAGCCTATGGGATCAGTTGTTGGATTGCCCATAGTAGGACTTGtcaatgatgatgaattggtgGCCACTAAAAGCAGCATCGATGATTTACCAGATTTCGCACAAGATAGACCAATTTTTACGCCATTAGATGAAAGAAATGTAGGGACAAGGGAAGAATTAAATTGGTTGATCAAGGACATTTTGACGGAAGAGTGA
- the ROT1 gene encoding Rot1p (similar to uniprot|Q03691 Saccharomyces cerevisiae YMR200W ROT1 Protein that may be involved in cell wall function mutations in rot1 cause cell wall defects suppress tor2 mutations and are synthetically lethal with rot2 mutations) — translation MKLLSIVSALLVSYSSYVQAVDKKDLTGTWSSKSNQVFTGPGFYDPVDELIIEPSLPGISYSFTEDGHWEMATYLVSGNPKDPTCPSAAITFQHGSYDLLDNGTLILNPIAVDGRQLVSDPCNDNGVSTYNRYNQTINFHHFYTQLDDYHGMYKLQLFQFDESPLQPLYLAYRPPMMLPTETLNPTEAATSDNAKPTGKQKRSLRDTVRRNLENRHRTNAVKSKPKSILNSDLVWYLSAGMIGVGSVVFLSS, via the coding sequence ATGAAACTGTTGTCAATCGTTTCTGCTCTGTTGGTTAGCTACAGTTCATATGTCCAAGCAGTGGACAAGAAGGACCTAACTGGTACATGGTCTTCTAAATCTAATCAAGTTTTCACAGGACCTGGGTTTTATGATcctgttgatgaattaatcATAGAACCTTCATTACCAGGAATTTCTTATTCATTTACAGAGGATGGCCATTGGGAAATGGCAACCTATTTAGTCAGTGGAAACCCAAAGGATCCGACATGTCCGTCAGCTGCAATAACGTTCCAACATGGTAGCTACGATTTATTGGATAATGGTACGctaattctaaatccaaTCGCTGTCGATGGTCGTCAGCTGGTTAGCGATCCATGTAATGACAACGGTGTTTCAACTTATAACCGTTATAATCAAACCATAAATTTCCACCACTTTTACACTCAGTTAGACGATTATCATGGGATGTACAAATTACAACTATTCCAGTTCGATGAATCGCCTCTACAACCATTGTATTTGGCTTACAGACCACCAATGATGTTACCAACTGAAACTTTAAATCCAACCGAGGCTGCTACCTCTGATAATGCAAAACCTACTGGTAAGCAAAAGAGATCACTCAGGGATACTGTTAGACGTAATTTAGAAAACAGACACAGAACAAATGCAGTTAAATCAAAACCAAAGAGCATTCTAAACTCAGACTTAGTTTGGTACCTAAGTGCTGGTATGATTGGTGTGGGATCCGTGGTATTTTTGTCAAGTTAG
- the VPS27 gene encoding ESCRT-0 subunit protein VPS27 (some similarities with uniprot|P40343 Saccharomyces cerevisiae YNR006W VPS27 hydrophilic protein has cysteine rich putative zinc finger esential for function) → MMSTTSSGELDALIERATSESIPHGELDLPVALEVSDIVRSRRLTPKECMRCLKRRVVNTSDNPNVQLSSWRLIDICIKNGGFPFIKEVCSREFMDTMEHAILKNSDNYDVESLVAKILYELHIAFKNDLQFSYVNRVYEKLVARGVDFPREVQDGSSPLAMFDSRTPADWVDSDVCMICSKKFSLFLRRHHCRSCGGVFCQDHSSNSIVLPDLGIYEPVRVCDDCFEDYDSKKHLSNGKKKHHHSGRHKKSKSQAYDEDEQLKKAIELSLKESKGGSDEIIKETTPPAPAPTTEEENDPELKAAIAASLALAEEEKRRRETAQQQQEQWQNQQQQQLQQEQLQQRQLPSLDVTATEEEDIHLFASLVERMKGQSATEILEDTQLQRLYQKVIGSRPKINHALNDTVQKYNSLIDMNTKISDIMNIYDDLLERQLQSINLSERYTVPQGPSDPYTYYQQTRTAPAAQRTAQPPQPIETHAAVAPPQRHLDQIRDLQMPVTETPTGRADLASVPSEPPYPTTEEEMESSVSTPELLTHQRSKSGQETATAPYPVEEESTVKSQSEITNFNFPTVPSRKVIQQEPEHVSEPAAEETAAPPKEEELLIEL, encoded by the coding sequence ATGATGTCTACTACTAGTAGTGGTGAATTAGATGCCCTAATAGAAAGGGCCACTAGTGAAAGTATCCCACATGGTGAGTTAGACCTACCCGTGGCGTTGGAAGTCTCTGATATAGTGAGATCAAGAAGGCTAACACCTAAGGAGTGTATGAGATgtttaaaaagaagagttGTTAATACTAGTGATAATCCGAATGTCCAACTGTCATCATGGAGACTCATTGACATATGTATTAAAAATGGTGGGTTTCCCTTTATCAAAGAGGTCTGTTCAAGAGAGTTTATGGATACGATGGAACACgcaattttgaaaaattctgatAACTATGATGTTGAGTCTCTAGTTGCGAAAATTCTCTACGAATTACACATTGCATTCAAGAACGATTTACAATTTAGCTATGTGAATCGTGTTTATGAGAAATTGGTGGCTCGGGGTGTGGATTTCCCTAGAGAAGTTCAAGATGGATCATCACCGCTTGCTATGTTTGATTCTCGTACCCCCGCAGATTGGGTTGATTCTGATGTATGCATGATCTGCTCCAAGAAATTCTCATTGTTTTTAAGAAGACATCACTGTCGATCGTGTGGAGGTGTCTTCTGCCAAGATCATTCATCAAATAGCATCGTTTTGCCAGATTTGGGGATTTACGAACCCGTAAGGGTTTGTGATGACTGTTTTGAAGATTACGACAGCAAGAAACATCTATCTAACGGTAAGAAGAAACATCATCATAGTGGTAGACATAAGAAATCCAAGTCACAAGCttacgatgaagatgagcAGTTGAAAAAAGCCATCGAATTATcattgaaagaatcgaAAGGTGGTAGTGATGAAATAATTAAGGAGACTacaccaccagcacctgCTCCAACAAcggaagaagaaaatgatcCAGAGTTGAAAGCCGCTATCGCTGCAAGCTTGGCTCTTGCAGAGGAGGAGAAACGTAGAAGGGAAACAgcacaacaacaacaggaacaGTGGCAAaatcaacagcaacaacagcttCAACAAGAACAGCTCCAACAACGGCAGTTACCGTCATTAGACGTTACTGctacagaagaagaagatattCATTTGTTTGCCTCCCTAGTGGAAAGAATGAAAGGCCAATCAGCTactgaaattttagaaGATACGCAGTTACAGAGACTTTATCAAAAGGTTATTGGATCAAGACCTAAGATCAACCATGCCCTAAACGACACTGTGCAAAAATACAATTCACTGATAGATATGAATACAAAAATTTCTGACATCATGAACATTTACGATGATTTACTTGAAAGACAACTGCAAAGTATTAACCTTTCAGAACGATATACTGTGCCTCAGGGACCTTCAGATCCATATACTTATTACCAGCAGACCCGCACCGCACCAGCCGCACAACGCACGGCGCAACCACCACAACCTATCGAGACACATGCGGCTGTAGCACCACCCCAGCGCCATTTGGACCAAATCCGTGATCTACAGATGCCTGTCACTGAGACGCCAACTGGACGTGCAGATCTAGCCAGTGTTCCTTCAGAACCTCCATACCCAACTACGGAGGAGGAAATGGAAAGTTCAGTATCGACACCGGAATTGTTAACCCATCAACGTAGTAAATCAGGTCAAGAGACTGCAACCGCACCATATCCAGTAGAAGAGGAGTCCACAGTAAAAAGCCAAAGTGAAAtaacaaatttcaatttcccTACAGTACCATCACGCAAAGTGATTCAACAAGAACCAGAGCATGTGTCGGAACCAGCAGCCGAGGAAACTGCTGCTCCTCCTAAGGAGGAAGAGCTGCTCATAGAGCTATAA
- the RAD14 gene encoding DNA repair protein RAD14 (similar to uniprot|P28519 Saccharomyces cerevisiae YMR201C RAD14 Protein that recognizes and binds damaged DNA during nucleotide excision repair subunit of Nucleotide Excision Repair Factor 1 (NEF1) contains zinc finger motif homolog of human XPA protein), which yields MSKMNDEQKARIEANRERALERLKKRGILKDNELKQIEKRNEPTKEPFKEATANTPHQSLVTESQASANVPSNSTSSDASKPEESKKRPLERIKPSIRTRDYIEYDFSTMKNLHGGYINPEDRPSTFDDEDVMGSKRQKTLEDWKREQQERRYLYENAPPPTHISEASKCIECGINIEMDPVMDDVFKIRVCKSCVKKMPQKYSLLTKTECKEDYFLTESELMDETIFHKLEKPNPHSGTFARMQLFVRCEVEAFAFKKWQSEEGLDAEWHRREAGKAQRREKKYQKELLKMRMKTRAQEFTTKIKERKHGKAHEHDFSAAMEGGTDEDGHKLLRRRCIECGLETEEVTL from the exons ATGAGCAAGATGAATGATGAACAAAAAGCTAGAATA GAAGCTAACAGGGAAAGGGCTCTGGAGaggttgaagaaaagaggAATCCTTAAAGATAATGAGCTGAAGCAAATCGAAAAGAGGAACGAACCCACTAAGGAACCTTTTAAGGAAGCTACTGCAAACACACCACATCAGTCACTAGTTACTGAATCGCAGGCATCTGCTAATGTACCATCAAATTCAACGTCGTCAGACGCATCAAAACCAGAAGAATCTAAAAAGCGTCCACTAGAGCGTATAAAACCTTCTATTCGAACTAGAGATTACATTGAATATGACTTTTCCACcatgaagaatttgcatGGTGGGTATATCAATCCAGAGGATCGTCCAAGTacatttgatgatgaagatgtaaTGGGTTCTAAAAGACAAAAGACATTAGAAGATTGGAAAAGAGAACAACAGGAGCGTAGATATCTTTATGAAAATGCACCACCCCCAACACACATTTCCGAAGCCTCCAAGTGCATCGAATGTGGTATAAACATTGAAATGGATCCGGTTATGGATGATGTCTTCAAAATAAGAGTTTGCAAATCTTGTGTGAAAAAAATGCCACAGAAGTATTCGTTATTGACTAAAACTGAATGTAAGGAAGATTATTTTTTAACTGAATCTGAGCTTATGGATGAGACTATCTTCCacaaattggaaaagcCGAACCCTCATTCTGGTACATTTGCTAGAATGCAGTTATTTGTTAGATGTGAAGTGGAAGCATTTGCATTTAAGAAGTGGCAGagtgaagaaggtttagaCGCTGAGTGGCATAGACGTGAAGCCGGTAAGGCTCAAAGGCGtgagaaaaaatatcaGAAGGAGCtattgaagatgagaatgaagaCAAGAGCCCAGGAGTTTACCACTAAGATCAAAGAGCGGAAGCATGGTAAGGCTCACGAGCACGATTTTAGTGCAGCTATGGAGGGCGgtactgatgaagatggtcACAAATTGCTACGGCGTCGTTGTATTGAGTGTGGGTTAGAAACAGAAGAAGTGACATTGTAA
- the BBP1 gene encoding Bbp1p (weakly similar to uniprot|Q12365 Saccharomyces cerevisiae YPL255W BBP1 Protein required for the spindle pole body (SPB) duplication localized at the central plaque periphery forms a complex with a nuclear envelope protein Mps2p and SPB components Spc29p and Kar1p required for mitotic functions of Cdc5p), translated as MSSEQVDENTSGGIHGLYRWTMDALFGSRVSPSRKYREFAQDDTNYKSRDELFKGSYKDGNSRGRSNSWSGLDPNFYRRHDLLPLEESQSSSKSSLMDPVDLHPRAPASPVLDTTDTFGAKKGSWRRSESTIEFKSPSADDPVVSRLFEKRKPRHKENVITQRLAPQIPGKFPSPVKGPSSDYTSEYLEILNQLDRNGRALQEVNRGLWERCEQRQRQEKSYRDSYRETRAELINELKQSRKLYDNYYKLYGKYQQLKAISKETLDLQSKVNNLESELVDTAIKKEKQIHDLHKQLFQAELRAQEAESRRQRDAIAYESRIADLQRQLENRYRPSSPVSYRDQSTLSDYNASVDTQFLKNLV; from the coding sequence ATGTCAAGCGAGCAGGTGGATGAAAACACTAGTGGTGGGATTCATGGTCTTTATCGATGGACTATGGATGCCTTGTTTGGATCAAGAGTATCACCATCTCGAAAGTATAGAGAATTTGCACAAGACGATACCAATTATAAATCTAGAGATGAACTCTTCAAGGGTAGCTATAAGGATGGTAATAGCAGAGGTAGATCGAACTCTTGGAGTGGACTAGATCCGAATTTTTACAGGCGACATGATTTACTACCGCTGGAAGAAAGTCAAAGTAGTAGCAAGAGCAGTCTAATGGATCCTGTTGATTTGCACCCACGAGCGCCTGCTTCTCCTGTGTTAGATACTACAGATACTTTCGGCGCAAAGAAAGGCTCTTGGAGAAGAAGTGAATCTACcattgaattcaaatcACCGAGTGCTGATGATCCGGTGGTATCCAGACTTTTCGAAAAGAGGAAGCCAAGACATAAAGAGAACGTTATTACTCAAAGATTGGCACCACAGATTCCTGGTAAATTTCCATCACCTGTAAAGGGCCCATCGTCGGATTATACATCAGAATACTTGGAAATCTTAAACCAATTGGATCGTAACGGTAGAGCATTGCAAGAAGTGAATAGAGGTCTATGGGAACGTTGTGAACAGCGTCAGCGTCAAGAAAAGTCGTATAGAGACAGTTATCGTGAAACTAGAGctgaattgatcaatgaattgaaacaaTCTCGTAAATTGTACGATAATTACTACAAACTTTATGGGAAATACCAACAGCTAAAGGCCATAAGCAAAGAAACACTAGATTTACAATCCAAAGTCAACAACTTAGAATCAGAACTGGTGGACACAGCAATTAAGAAGGAGAAGCAGATTCATGATTTACACAAGCAGCTCTTCCAAGCTGAACTTAGAGCTCAAGAAGCTGAATCCAGACGTCAACGTGATGCTATAGCATACGAGTCACGAATTGCAGATCTACAGAGGCAGTTGGAAAATCGTTATAGACCTTCTTCCCCAGTTTCGTATAGAGATCAATCTACACTTTCAGACTACAATGCGTCTGTGGATACACAATTCCTAAAGAACCTGGTCTAG